A part of Nitrospinaceae bacterium genomic DNA contains:
- a CDS encoding 4Fe-4S binding protein → MAFRFDRRAFLKAGASALGVAVLLGTASGRAIAKVAARVRPLLRPPGALPEKEFLKRCIRCARCAAVCPNTAIRMSGLSFGIRNLNTPRIAPREQACMLCMKCTQVCPTGALEPISADDYSVQTQVKMGRAVVDKSMCYSYQKRTCGVCIRACPFPGVAMMTGLYEQPIVTDACVGCGLCERACIHIPQAIRIVPVEA, encoded by the coding sequence ATGGCGTTTCGGTTTGACAGACGGGCATTTTTGAAAGCGGGTGCCTCAGCGTTGGGTGTGGCGGTACTTCTTGGCACGGCTAGTGGCCGGGCTATTGCTAAGGTGGCGGCGCGTGTTCGCCCGCTGCTCAGACCGCCAGGCGCGCTTCCCGAGAAGGAGTTTCTCAAGCGCTGCATCAGGTGCGCACGGTGCGCCGCCGTTTGCCCCAACACGGCCATCAGGATGTCGGGCCTCTCGTTCGGTATTCGGAACCTCAATACTCCGCGTATCGCTCCACGCGAGCAGGCCTGCATGCTCTGCATGAAGTGCACACAAGTTTGTCCCACGGGCGCGCTTGAGCCGATATCGGCTGACGATTATTCCGTTCAAACGCAGGTCAAGATGGGCCGCGCCGTTGTCGATAAGTCGATGTGCTATTCCTATCAGAAACGAACATGCGGCGTGTGTATCCGGGCTTGCCCGTTCCCAGGTGTCGCGATGATGACTGGTCTTTATGAGCAGCCCATCGTGACGGATGCTTGTGTGGGATGCGGACTCTGCGAGCGAGCGTGCATTCATATTCCCCAGGCCATACGCATCGTTCCGGTGGAGGCCTGA